A section of the Falco peregrinus isolate bFalPer1 chromosome 3, bFalPer1.pri, whole genome shotgun sequence genome encodes:
- the KCNS2 gene encoding potassium voltage-gated channel subfamily S member 2, whose translation MTGQSLKALSEANFEDNEISINVGGFKKKMRSNTLLRFPETRLGKLLSCHSKESILELCDDYDDTKNEFYFDRNPELFPYVLHFYNTGKLHVMGELCVFSFSQEIEYWGINEFFIDSCCSYSYHGRKMEPDQEKWEEQSDQESTTSSFDEILAFYNDASKFDKQPFGNIRRQLWLALDNPGYSVLSRIFSVLSIMVVLGSIVTMCLNSLPDFQIVDSNGNTEEDPRFEIVEHFGIAWFTFELVARFAVAPDFLKFFKHALNLIDLMSILPFYITLIVNLVVESSPTLANLGRVAQVLRLMRIFRILKLARHSTGLRSLGATLKYSYREVGLLLLYLSVGISIFSVVAYTIEKEENEGLATIPACWWWATVSMTTVGYGDVVPGSTAGKLTASACILAGILVVVLPITLIFNKFSHFYRRQKQLESAMRSCDFGDGMKEVPSVNLRDYYAYKVKSLMASLTNMSRSTPSELSLNDSLH comes from the coding sequence ATGACAGGGCAGAGTCTGAAGGCTTTATCTGAGGCGAATTTTGAAGACAATGAGATCAGCATCAACGTTGGAGGctttaagaaaaagatgagaTCCAACACATTATTAAGGTTCCCTGAGACAAGGCTGGGCAAACTGCTGAGCTGCCACTCAAAGGAGTCGATACTGGAGCTCTGCGACGACTATGATGACACCAAGAATGAATTCTATTTTGACAGGAACCCCGAGCTCTTTCCTTACGTGCTACATTTTTATAACACCGGCAAGCTCCATGTGATGGGTGAACTCTGCGTGTTTTCTTTCAGCCAGGAGATTGAATACTGGGGAATCAATGAATTCTTTATAGACTCCTGCTGCAGTTACAGCTACCATGGGAGGAAAATGGAGCCAGACCAAGAGAAATGGGAGGAACAAAGTGACCAGGAAAGTACCACATCTTCTTTTGACGAGATTTTGGCGTTCTACAATGATGCCTCTAAATTTGACAAACAACCCTTTGGAAACATCaggaggcagctctggcttgccTTGGATAATCCTGGGTACTCGGTCTTAAGTCGAATCTTCAGTGTCCTTTCAATAAtggtggtgctgggctccaTCGTGACCATGTGCCTGAACAGCCTCCCAGACTTTCAGATTGTTGACAGCAACGGGAACACCGAGGAAGATCCTCGCTTTGAGATCGTGGAACATTTTGGTATTGCATGGTTCACTTTTGAACTGGTGGCGAGATTTGCAGTAGCtcctgactttttaaaatttttcaagCATGCCCTGAATTTGATTGACCTAATGTCTATCCTTCCATTTTATATTACCTTAATTGTCAACCTGGTGGTGGAAAGTAGTCCGACTTTAGCAAATTTAGGCAGGGTTGCACAAGTCCTGAGACTCATGAGGATCTTTCGCATCTTAAAGCTTGCTAGACACTCCACAGGTCTCAGGTCTCTTGGAGCCACCTTGAAGTACAGCTACAGAGAGGTGGGGCTTCTTTTACTTTACCTCTCTGTTGGCATCTCCATTTTCTCGGTAGTGGCTTACACCATtgagaaagaagagaatgaGGGGTTAGCCACTATCCCTGCTTGTTGGTGGTGGGCTACTGTTAGCATGACCACAGTTGGCTACGGAGATGTTGTGCCAGGGAGCACTGCTGGCAAGTTGACAGCATCTGCATGCATCCTAGCCGGTATCCTAGTGGTAGTGCTTCCCATTACACTGATCTTCAATAAATTCTCCCACTTTTATAGGCGTCAGAAGCAGTTAGAGAGTGCCATGAGAAGCTGTGATTTTGGTGACGGCATGAAAGAAGTTCCATCAGTCAACTTAAGGGACTACTATGCTTATAAAGTTAAATCCCTTATGGCCAGTCTTACCAATATGAGCAGGAGCACCCCCAGTGAGCTCAGCCTGAACGATTCACTGCATTAG